One window from the genome of Desulfobaccales bacterium encodes:
- a CDS encoding sulfite exporter TauE/SafE family protein translates to MEWLYVVMPIAGIQIFWPGLIILGIGVGIIGGFFGMGGAWMVTPGLNILGFPMAFAIGTDIAHMAGKSLISTMRHGKFGNVDYKLGLIMLVGTVVGFEVGAQMVMWLERIGLVELYVRLLYLVLLSLIAWMVFADVAKKKRKDREAVAAGKEVDKLSTGIEWHKTLHKIKIPPMIHFKTAQLTCTAWLPIFISFATGWLAGILGIGGGLIRMPALIYFIGCPTHVAVGTDLFEVMISGLYGTGTYTYKGRTELVAAIIMLMGAAVGAQIGTVATKYIKGYGIRIAFGLAVMGCALSIILKLAHRVIPAGKDIFDGAATVLILGLVAAMSLYIFVKMVQGAKAEVAAKKAKAQVSVAGS, encoded by the coding sequence ATGGAGTGGCTATATGTTGTGATGCCCATTGCGGGAATCCAGATTTTCTGGCCCGGGCTGATCATTTTGGGTATAGGGGTGGGAATTATCGGTGGCTTCTTCGGCATGGGCGGCGCCTGGATGGTGACCCCCGGATTGAACATTCTGGGTTTTCCCATGGCCTTCGCCATCGGCACCGACATCGCCCACATGGCGGGCAAATCCCTGATCTCCACCATGCGGCACGGCAAGTTCGGCAACGTGGATTATAAACTGGGCCTCATTATGCTGGTGGGCACGGTGGTGGGCTTCGAAGTGGGGGCCCAGATGGTCATGTGGCTGGAACGCATCGGGTTGGTGGAACTGTATGTCCGCCTGCTGTACCTGGTGCTGTTGTCCCTCATCGCCTGGATGGTCTTTGCCGACGTGGCCAAGAAAAAACGGAAAGACCGGGAGGCGGTGGCGGCTGGCAAAGAAGTGGACAAGCTGTCCACCGGCATTGAATGGCACAAGACCCTGCACAAGATCAAGATCCCGCCGATGATTCATTTCAAGACGGCCCAACTCACCTGCACCGCCTGGCTGCCTATCTTTATCAGCTTCGCCACCGGCTGGCTGGCGGGCATCCTGGGGATCGGCGGCGGGTTGATCCGTATGCCGGCCTTGATTTACTTCATCGGCTGCCCCACCCACGTGGCGGTAGGCACCGACCTCTTTGAGGTGATGATCTCCGGCCTGTACGGCACCGGCACTTATACCTACAAGGGCCGCACCGAGTTGGTGGCTGCCATCATCATGCTGATGGGCGCCGCGGTGGGGGCCCAGATCGGCACCGTGGCCACTAAATATATCAAGGGCTACGGCATCCGGATTGCCTTCGGCCTGGCCGTCATGGGTTGCGCCCTCTCCATCATCCTGAAGCTGGCCCATAGGGTGATCCCGGCGGGGAAAGATATCTTCGACGGTGCAGCCACAGTCCTGATCCTGGGCTTGGTGGCCGCCATGTCTCTCTATATTTTCGTGAAGATGGTGCAAGGGGCCAAGGCCGAGGTTGCCGCCAAGAAGGCCAAAGCTCAGGTCTCGGTGGCGGGAAGCTGA
- a CDS encoding DUF4881 domain-containing protein gives MAKRLNWWALVASLTAALLLGGFGCGEQGKVEQGRVIGFDKAKETVTLIVDTKHDTANPDYSGAPLSFALPKDPMERGEDPKVGMRMKLDTNTKEIVIYDPATKSMKNITYTLIDQKEKVAKNSPLVADKKFPIVDKEKKAITVYSGRQKLLVTFSVPEEYMALPDNTWEAGDEVRIYYKEPGKAARFMNITKTDIFKK, from the coding sequence ATGGCGAAAAGACTTAACTGGTGGGCTCTCGTGGCCAGCCTAACGGCAGCCCTATTGCTTGGCGGTTTCGGCTGCGGCGAACAAGGCAAGGTGGAACAGGGTAGAGTTATCGGCTTTGACAAAGCCAAAGAGACCGTTACCTTAATTGTGGATACCAAGCACGATACCGCCAATCCCGATTACAGCGGGGCGCCCCTTAGCTTCGCGCTCCCCAAGGACCCCATGGAGCGGGGAGAGGACCCCAAAGTCGGGATGCGGATGAAGCTGGACACCAATACCAAGGAGATCGTGATTTACGATCCGGCCACGAAGAGCATGAAGAATATTACTTACACGCTCATCGACCAGAAAGAAAAAGTGGCCAAAAACAGTCCCCTGGTGGCTGACAAGAAGTTCCCGATCGTGGACAAAGAGAAGAAAGCCATCACGGTATATTCCGGCCGGCAGAAATTGCTGGTGACGTTCTCGGTGCCCGAGGAGTACATGGCGCTGCCGGATAATACCTGGGAGGCGGGAGACGAAGTCCGGATCTATTATAAGGAGCCGGGCAAGGCCGCCAGGTTTATGAACATAACCAAGACGGATATCTTTAAGAAGTAA
- a CDS encoding ATP-binding protein: MWKNLSLRTRILVLLVALVLTTIGGGLVTLWHNESMDSLLTSLIDKNVASYQAAEELETALLQQKGFLTYYFLDGKTQWLEEMQRHNQVFEGWLVKARKSAYTEPMREIISQIDAEYQKYLVVRDQVISLYREGNRVAGAQLHWRVRQQYVDILNLCHRYKLVHDYAISRVRTESQARARFIKAFALVAVPTVAILGILLAYILIKQILGPIRQLALETAPANPEPQGPDEVKALSSRVHSLIEDVDQAQTELTRSQEHLVQSGKWAMVGKLAAGVAHSIRNPLTSVNMRLFSLKRSLAMSDSQQEDFQVIAEEIRHIDSIVRNFLEFSRPPKLKMQWISPSDVVDNALVLLRHRLESYEVDVKLVRTERLPEIWADPDQLKEVLVNLVLNACEVMVGGGAITIREEIRGDSPLGPVVVLRLSDTGPGIPQSVQDKVFQPFFSTKEEGTGLGLSIATRIIEDHGGRLELKSKKNEGATFIITLPLKIEYGPCLTI; the protein is encoded by the coding sequence ATGTGGAAAAACCTCAGCCTGAGGACCCGCATCTTAGTGCTCCTGGTCGCGCTGGTGCTCACCACCATCGGGGGGGGCCTGGTCACCCTGTGGCACAACGAGTCCATGGACTCCCTGCTCACCTCCCTGATCGATAAAAATGTGGCTTCATATCAAGCCGCTGAGGAACTGGAGACCGCTCTGCTGCAACAGAAGGGTTTCCTGACGTATTACTTTCTGGACGGCAAAACCCAGTGGCTCGAAGAGATGCAGCGGCATAACCAGGTCTTTGAAGGATGGCTGGTAAAGGCCCGGAAATCGGCCTACACTGAGCCCATGCGAGAGATCATCAGCCAGATTGATGCCGAATACCAAAAATATCTTGTCGTTCGGGACCAAGTAATCAGTTTATACCGGGAAGGGAATCGGGTGGCGGGAGCCCAACTGCACTGGCGGGTGCGGCAACAGTATGTCGACATTCTTAATCTCTGTCACCGCTATAAACTGGTCCATGATTACGCCATCTCTCGGGTCCGCACCGAAAGCCAGGCCCGGGCCCGCTTCATTAAGGCCTTTGCCCTGGTGGCCGTGCCTACCGTGGCGATCCTGGGGATTTTGCTGGCCTATATTCTTATCAAGCAGATTTTGGGGCCTATTCGCCAACTGGCCCTGGAGACCGCACCGGCGAATCCGGAGCCCCAAGGTCCGGATGAAGTAAAGGCCCTGAGCAGCCGGGTGCACAGTCTCATCGAGGACGTGGACCAGGCCCAGACGGAGCTTACGCGCAGCCAGGAACACCTGGTGCAGTCGGGAAAATGGGCCATGGTCGGAAAACTGGCGGCGGGGGTGGCCCACAGTATCCGCAACCCATTGACTTCGGTGAATATGCGGCTCTTCTCTTTAAAGCGCTCCCTGGCCATGTCTGACTCCCAGCAGGAAGACTTTCAAGTCATTGCCGAGGAAATCCGGCATATTGACTCGATTGTGCGCAATTTTCTGGAATTTTCCCGGCCTCCTAAGTTGAAAATGCAGTGGATCAGCCCCTCCGACGTGGTCGACAATGCCCTGGTTTTGTTGCGCCACCGGCTGGAATCTTACGAGGTCGATGTAAAACTCGTCCGGACCGAACGGCTCCCCGAGATTTGGGCCGACCCGGACCAATTGAAAGAGGTCCTGGTCAACCTGGTGCTCAACGCCTGCGAGGTAATGGTGGGTGGCGGCGCCATCACCATCCGGGAAGAAATAAGGGGGGACTCTCCCTTGGGGCCGGTGGTTGTCCTGCGGTTGAGCGACACTGGCCCCGGTATCCCCCAGTCCGTCCAGGACAAAGTTTTTCAACCGTTTTTCAGCACCAAGGAAGAAGGCACCGGCCTGGGCCTGAGCATTGCCACCCGTATTATCGAAGACCATGGCGGCCGGCTGGAATTGAAATCTAAAAAGAATGAGGGGGCGACCTTTATCATCACCCTGCCCCTTAAAATTGAATATGGTCCCTGCTTAACCATTTAA
- a CDS encoding sigma-54 dependent transcriptional regulator, translating into MGNILIVDDDAQLRQSFEKILTAEGHAVKTASSGEAAIAMVQAAVPDLVIMDVRMPGMNGLEAFRVMHEIEPKLPVIIMTAFGTTETAIEATKLGAFEYVLKPFENIQDILALIGQALEAGRFMRSRVELDVAPDTAAADALIGKSKPMQEVYKAIGRVAPTDATVLIRGESGTGKELVARAIYQHSLRSAKPFLVINCVAIPETLLESELFGYEKGAFTGAVNRRVGKFEQAHGGTVFLDEIGDMPFSIQAKILRLLQEKSIERLGGREPIPVDVRIIAATNRDLETALAQGRFREDLYYRLKVVTLTLPPLRERSQDISLLADYFLSRFAKEMDVSNPGAAAEAKLILQNYQWPGNVRELANAMQKALIFSRGYPIHPEDVSRAIGGQSLSQEARGVQADEIVRQWVRQSLVSGDGKDVFEVCMDHFASLLISEALDLTSGNRSRAAKLLGISRPTLLSKIDKYRLKVQTSVKLEGP; encoded by the coding sequence ATGGGCAACATCTTGATCGTGGACGACGATGCGCAGCTCCGACAGAGCTTTGAGAAAATCTTGACCGCGGAAGGCCACGCGGTAAAAACTGCCTCCAGCGGCGAGGCGGCGATTGCCATGGTCCAGGCCGCGGTCCCAGACCTGGTAATTATGGATGTGCGCATGCCGGGCATGAACGGCCTGGAGGCCTTTCGGGTTATGCACGAAATCGAGCCCAAGCTGCCGGTGATCATCATGACCGCGTTCGGCACCACCGAGACGGCCATCGAGGCCACCAAGCTGGGCGCCTTCGAATACGTCCTCAAGCCCTTCGAAAATATTCAGGACATCCTGGCGCTCATCGGCCAGGCCCTGGAGGCGGGGCGGTTCATGCGCTCCCGGGTCGAGTTGGACGTTGCCCCGGATACCGCTGCGGCAGATGCCCTCATCGGCAAGAGTAAACCCATGCAGGAGGTTTATAAGGCCATCGGCCGGGTGGCTCCCACCGACGCCACGGTGCTCATCCGGGGCGAATCGGGCACCGGCAAGGAACTAGTAGCCCGGGCCATCTATCAGCACAGCTTACGTTCGGCCAAACCTTTCCTGGTCATCAACTGCGTGGCAATTCCCGAGACCCTGCTTGAGTCCGAACTCTTCGGCTACGAAAAAGGCGCCTTTACCGGCGCGGTCAACCGCCGGGTGGGCAAGTTCGAACAGGCGCACGGGGGCACCGTGTTCCTGGATGAAATCGGGGACATGCCCTTTTCCATTCAAGCCAAAATCCTGCGCCTGCTTCAGGAAAAGAGCATCGAACGATTGGGCGGCCGGGAACCTATCCCTGTGGATGTGCGCATCATCGCCGCCACCAACCGGGACCTGGAAACGGCCCTGGCCCAGGGGCGCTTCCGGGAGGACCTGTATTACCGCCTCAAAGTGGTGACCCTTACCCTGCCGCCGCTCAGGGAACGGTCCCAGGATATTAGCCTCCTGGCCGACTATTTCCTCTCCCGGTTTGCCAAGGAAATGGACGTAAGCAATCCGGGCGCGGCCGCCGAGGCCAAGCTGATCCTCCAAAACTACCAGTGGCCCGGTAATGTCCGGGAATTGGCCAACGCCATGCAAAAGGCCCTGATTTTCAGCCGGGGCTATCCCATTCACCCGGAGGACGTCTCCAGGGCTATCGGCGGTCAAAGTCTGAGCCAGGAAGCCCGAGGGGTGCAGGCCGATGAGATTGTCCGGCAGTGGGTGCGGCAAAGCCTGGTCTCCGGGGACGGCAAGGACGTCTTTGAGGTATGCATGGACCATTTTGCCAGTCTTCTCATCAGTGAAGCCTTGGACCTGACCAGCGGCAATCGCAGCCGGGCTGCCAAACTTCTGGGCATTTCCCGGCCGACGCTTTTGTCCAAGATCGATAAGTACCGGCTCAAAGTGCAGACTTCCGTCAAGCTGGAGGGGCCTTGA
- a CDS encoding response regulator, whose product MADRCKILITDRNRHVRDFLRRELTAEGYQVEMAADGREILSRINGDDPPQLLILDLEIPYLDEPGLWDRLKECQPPLPVVIHTLLPHYPTNLTLPLAAAFLEKKGETDLLKAVVADVIGKYYPKGIPAREHAGVR is encoded by the coding sequence GTGGCCGATAGGTGTAAAATATTAATAACGGATCGCAACCGGCATGTGCGGGATTTCCTGCGGCGGGAGTTGACCGCGGAAGGATATCAGGTGGAGATGGCCGCCGATGGCCGGGAGATCTTGAGCCGGATCAACGGCGATGACCCACCCCAGCTCCTTATTTTGGACCTGGAAATTCCTTACCTGGATGAACCGGGGTTGTGGGACCGGTTGAAGGAATGCCAGCCGCCCCTGCCGGTGGTGATCCACACCCTTCTGCCCCACTATCCCACCAACCTGACGTTGCCCCTCGCCGCGGCCTTTTTGGAAAAAAAAGGTGAAACTGATCTTTTAAAAGCGGTGGTGGCCGACGTTATCGGCAAGTATTACCCTAAGGGCATCCCGGCCCGGGAACACGCAGGAGTCAGATGA
- a CDS encoding PEP/pyruvate-binding domain-containing protein produces the protein MANLFQRLRNIFSGAEPEPALSMEELRAAFRARYHAFKLLLAANNTALQLMTDMEAALRGKHSFGMTFIRSHATAVCVNVFNIIRNLNELTENRYQALVNIFSGIEKQIDATLSRRQAPPISELVLPLTAVGREMADGVGSKMANLGEITGRLPELAVPPGFAITTAAYDLFMSHNQLTDEINRLLQAMAEEEIADLYRKSSEIQRLIIGGEMPPELAEAISQAYAELQVAAGPDVKVALRSSAIGEDAADTSFAGQYHSELNVSTDHLQIAYKEVLASKYALTALSYRLHKGLRDEDVAMCVGCMAMVDSACGGVMYSRDPTDIRRDTIFLNAVHGLAKSVVDGTVTPDLWVISRDEPLMILKREVHDKGQKVVCLPEEGVRLESDAQSLDPALTDDQALHLARIALALESHFQGPQDIEWCIDKDGRIWILQSRPLKQMAAPRDTAPALAGAYPVLLRGGEPASSGVAAGVVYLVQNNLDLLQFPEGAVLVTAFPHPGWAPLLSRAAALITDRGGITGHLANVAREFGLPALFNTTDATTQLVPGQVVTVDAEGLAVYQGRVEELLALAGSKEGFMAGTPVGATLKEVMTYITPLHLTNPEAPDFTPRGCRTLHDITRFAHEIAVKEMFAFDKKQAFSRYFIKRLVTPVALEWWVLNLEDGFKEEVAGNTVDLSNIASVPMLALWKGITAVPWEGPPPVDTRGFMSIVMGAATDPNLANAGGTIFGNQNYFMIARDFCNLTSRLGFHFSTVEALVGDQAFENYIRFAFKGGAADYPRRIRRTKFVAEILEGYHFKVDVTEDALFARLEAEAKDYMLSRLRVLGYLTIHTRQLDMIMLNDTDVHYYAEKFTQDLEKLAVIGTPA, from the coding sequence ATGGCCAACCTATTCCAACGTTTAAGAAACATCTTTTCCGGGGCGGAGCCCGAACCGGCCCTGTCCATGGAAGAACTCCGGGCGGCCTTTAGGGCTCGATATCACGCCTTCAAACTTCTGCTCGCCGCCAATAACACCGCGCTGCAGCTCATGACCGACATGGAGGCGGCCCTCCGGGGCAAACACAGCTTTGGCATGACCTTTATCCGGTCGCACGCCACGGCGGTGTGCGTCAATGTCTTTAATATTATCAGGAACTTAAACGAATTAACCGAAAACCGCTACCAGGCGCTGGTGAACATCTTTAGCGGTATTGAAAAACAGATTGACGCCACCCTCTCGCGGCGGCAGGCGCCCCCGATCTCTGAGTTGGTGCTGCCCCTTACCGCCGTGGGCCGGGAGATGGCTGACGGAGTTGGGAGCAAAATGGCCAACCTGGGGGAGATCACCGGCCGGTTGCCGGAGCTGGCGGTGCCCCCAGGGTTTGCCATCACCACGGCGGCCTACGATCTGTTTATGTCTCACAATCAGTTGACCGACGAAATCAACCGGCTCCTGCAAGCCATGGCCGAAGAGGAGATCGCTGATCTCTACCGGAAGAGTTCGGAAATCCAGAGGCTTATCATCGGGGGCGAGATGCCCCCTGAACTGGCCGAGGCCATTTCTCAAGCCTATGCGGAACTGCAAGTCGCCGCCGGTCCTGACGTTAAGGTGGCCCTGCGCTCCAGCGCCATTGGCGAAGATGCCGCGGACACCTCCTTTGCCGGGCAGTATCACTCGGAACTAAACGTCAGCACCGATCACCTCCAGATCGCCTATAAAGAGGTCCTGGCCAGCAAATATGCCTTGACCGCCTTGAGCTACCGGCTGCACAAGGGGCTCCGGGATGAAGACGTGGCCATGTGCGTGGGCTGTATGGCCATGGTGGACTCGGCCTGCGGCGGGGTGATGTACTCCCGGGACCCCACTGACATTCGGCGCGATACCATTTTTCTCAATGCCGTTCATGGGTTGGCCAAATCCGTGGTGGACGGGACGGTGACGCCGGACCTGTGGGTCATTTCCCGGGATGAGCCCCTGATGATCCTGAAGCGAGAGGTCCACGACAAAGGCCAAAAAGTCGTGTGTTTACCGGAGGAAGGGGTGCGCCTGGAAAGTGATGCTCAAAGTCTGGATCCCGCCCTCACTGACGACCAGGCGCTGCACCTGGCCCGGATTGCCCTGGCCTTGGAGTCACATTTTCAAGGCCCCCAGGATATTGAATGGTGTATCGACAAAGACGGCCGCATCTGGATCCTCCAAAGCCGGCCTTTGAAGCAGATGGCCGCGCCCCGGGACACCGCCCCTGCCCTGGCGGGGGCATATCCGGTGCTGCTCCGGGGCGGGGAGCCGGCCAGTTCGGGCGTGGCCGCGGGAGTTGTTTACCTGGTGCAGAATAACCTGGATCTCCTGCAATTTCCCGAGGGCGCGGTCTTGGTCACCGCCTTCCCTCATCCCGGTTGGGCCCCGCTTTTGAGCCGGGCCGCGGCCCTCATCACCGACCGGGGGGGCATCACCGGGCACTTGGCCAACGTCGCCCGGGAGTTCGGCCTCCCGGCCCTGTTCAACACCACCGACGCCACCACCCAACTGGTCCCCGGCCAGGTGGTGACGGTGGACGCCGAAGGCCTGGCCGTGTACCAGGGCCGGGTGGAGGAACTCCTGGCCCTGGCCGGTTCCAAAGAGGGATTCATGGCCGGTACTCCCGTGGGCGCAACCCTCAAAGAGGTCATGACCTATATCACCCCTTTGCATCTCACCAACCCCGAGGCCCCGGACTTCACACCCCGAGGCTGCCGCACCCTTCATGACATTACTCGCTTCGCCCACGAAATTGCCGTCAAGGAGATGTTTGCCTTTGACAAAAAACAGGCCTTCTCCCGCTATTTCATCAAGCGCCTGGTGACGCCGGTGGCCCTGGAGTGGTGGGTGTTAAACCTGGAAGACGGCTTCAAAGAAGAGGTGGCGGGCAATACGGTGGACCTGAGCAATATTGCCTCCGTCCCCATGCTGGCCCTGTGGAAGGGCATCACCGCAGTGCCCTGGGAAGGCCCGCCGCCGGTGGACACCCGGGGCTTCATGTCCATCGTCATGGGCGCGGCCACGGACCCCAACCTGGCTAACGCGGGCGGCACCATCTTCGGCAATCAGAACTACTTCATGATCGCCCGGGACTTCTGCAACCTGACTTCCCGCCTGGGGTTCCATTTTTCCACGGTGGAGGCCCTGGTGGGGGACCAGGCCTTTGAAAATTATATCCGCTTCGCCTTCAAGGGCGGGGCTGCGGACTACCCCCGGCGGATCAGGCGGACCAAATTCGTGGCTGAGATCCTGGAGGGGTACCACTTCAAGGTGGATGTGACGGAGGACGCCCTGTTCGCGCGCCTTGAAGCCGAAGCCAAAGATTACATGCTCTCCCGGCTGCGCGTCCTGGGCTACCTCACCATCCACACCCGGCAACTGGACATGATCATGCTCAATGACACGGATGTCCATTATTATGCTGAAAAATTCACCCAAGACCTGGAAAAGCTGGCCGTCATCGGCACGCCGGCTTGA
- a CDS encoding PilZ domain-containing protein, whose protein sequence is MEKRKHKRVPKCIAMKYKATGSESKEPEPPAILSNMSSGGIYFRCKEEPEFEPGQVIDFTMDISTDTTLTEKPAFCYFKGRGKVIRIDPPQEYHTFFGVAVEFLTPLGASKGEKRG, encoded by the coding sequence ATGGAAAAGCGCAAACACAAGAGGGTACCCAAGTGCATTGCCATGAAATACAAGGCCACTGGGTCAGAATCGAAAGAACCGGAACCACCGGCGATCTTGTCAAATATGAGTTCGGGAGGGATTTATTTCCGCTGTAAGGAAGAGCCGGAGTTTGAGCCGGGGCAAGTAATAGACTTCACTATGGACATTTCCACCGACACCACCCTGACTGAAAAGCCGGCCTTCTGCTATTTTAAAGGGCGCGGCAAGGTGATTCGGATCGATCCTCCGCAAGAGTACCACACCTTTTTCGGTGTGGCAGTGGAATTCCTGACTCCTTTGGGCGCGTCCAAGGGGGAAAAAAGAGGCTAA
- a CDS encoding peptidylprolyl isomerase, whose amino-acid sequence MNIIGGYRFGTLILAVCLTVGLILGAGQSCRAERSHPMVKLETSMGGITLELYPDKAPATVANFLEYVKAGFYNGTIFHRVISGFMIQGGGLDAQMNKKATRAAIKNEANNGLTNDAYTIAMARTGDPDSATAQFFINVANNTSLNHTGPTPRGWGYAVFGKVIKGQDIVDKIKAVPTTTQGMYEDVPSTPVTITKATVVQE is encoded by the coding sequence ATGAATATCATTGGGGGTTACAGGTTCGGCACACTGATCCTGGCCGTCTGCCTCACAGTGGGGTTAATCTTGGGAGCCGGGCAAAGCTGCCGGGCAGAAAGGAGTCATCCGATGGTCAAACTGGAAACGAGTATGGGGGGCATTACCCTGGAGTTGTATCCGGACAAAGCCCCGGCTACCGTGGCCAATTTCCTGGAGTACGTTAAGGCGGGATTTTACAACGGCACCATTTTCCACCGGGTCATCAGCGGCTTTATGATCCAGGGCGGCGGGTTGGATGCCCAGATGAATAAGAAGGCCACCCGGGCGGCCATCAAAAACGAAGCCAATAATGGCCTGACCAATGACGCCTACACCATCGCCATGGCCCGGACCGGCGACCCTGATTCGGCCACGGCCCAGTTTTTCATCAACGTGGCCAACAACACTTCACTCAATCACACCGGGCCAACCCCCCGGGGTTGGGGCTACGCGGTGTTCGGCAAGGTGATCAAGGGCCAGGATATCGTTGACAAAATTAAAGCCGTACCCACCACCACCCAAGGCATGTACGAAGATGTGCCTTCGACACCGGTGACCATCACCAAGGCCACCGTAGTCCAGGAATAG
- a CDS encoding glycosyl hydrolase family 17 protein, whose amino-acid sequence MQRRAAVVIMVIALALGLAVGQALAQTIGVDYGPYHKPGQAPGFNIPDAQFISDLRTIATKFGYVKTYGSDPVLARIVPLIQANSIPLKVAVGIFESSANRDAPDGTNAQIAAAIAIAQNPLYAGIVNMVVVGNECIAGPGWSSTPNPVPVSTLIADLNTVKAALPGVTVTTDLTYQAGLDLNGPLSSLLPVIDNVMVNIYPFYGQVAIDGALANLTNAYGLFSGHGKPVWVGETGWPSAGAQNGAAIPSVPNEQKFTSDVLGADLPYAGIYLFEAFDELWKTDNSWEQHWGLWDQNGIAKFNIGAPPTNSVPIPGSLLLLGSGLLGLVPFRYALGRLRSSRQV is encoded by the coding sequence ATGCAGAGACGAGCGGCAGTCGTTATCATGGTAATCGCTCTGGCCCTGGGGTTGGCAGTGGGCCAGGCTTTGGCGCAGACCATCGGGGTGGATTACGGACCCTATCATAAGCCCGGACAGGCTCCCGGCTTTAATATCCCGGATGCCCAGTTTATTAGCGACCTGCGGACAATTGCCACAAAATTTGGCTACGTCAAAACCTATGGATCTGACCCGGTCCTGGCCAGAATCGTGCCTTTGATCCAAGCCAATAGCATCCCTCTCAAAGTCGCGGTGGGGATTTTCGAGTCCAGTGCCAATCGAGATGCCCCTGATGGCACGAATGCGCAAATCGCTGCGGCCATTGCCATTGCCCAGAACCCGCTATACGCCGGCATTGTCAACATGGTGGTGGTCGGCAATGAATGCATCGCCGGCCCCGGGTGGTCCAGCACCCCAAACCCGGTGCCGGTCAGCACTTTGATCGCGGACTTGAACACGGTAAAAGCGGCCCTGCCTGGAGTAACGGTAACTACCGATCTCACGTATCAGGCGGGATTGGATCTTAACGGTCCCTTAAGTTCATTGCTCCCGGTTATTGATAACGTCATGGTCAATATCTATCCCTTTTATGGGCAGGTGGCCATTGACGGCGCCCTGGCCAATCTGACAAACGCCTATGGATTGTTTAGTGGTCACGGCAAACCGGTCTGGGTAGGTGAAACCGGCTGGCCCAGCGCCGGCGCTCAAAATGGAGCAGCCATACCCAGCGTACCCAACGAACAGAAGTTCACTTCGGACGTGCTCGGAGCCGACCTGCCCTATGCGGGAATATATCTCTTCGAAGCCTTTGACGAGCTCTGGAAGACCGACAATAGTTGGGAACAGCATTGGGGCCTGTGGGATCAGAACGGCATCGCCAAGTTCAATATCGGAGCTCCTCCAACCAACTCCGTGCCCATCCCCGGCAGCCTGCTCCTGCTGGGCTCCGGATTGTTGGGTCTGGTGCCTTTCCGATACGCATTGGGGAGATTGCGCTCTTCCCGCCAGGTCTAA
- a CDS encoding flavodoxin family protein has translation MKIVAVLGSPRPQGNSNTLARAFLEAAKGRGAETQEFLLNQMDFKGCQACMACKTKSETCILEDDLAKVLEALREADVLVLASPVYFGDLSSQLKAFFDRTYSCINPDFSCRLAAGKKAVMILTQANPDPAQFEDIFPRYERWLKLYGCDPIRLLRAVGVWEAGEVAQQTDLMAQAAALAQELVG, from the coding sequence ATGAAGATTGTCGCCGTGCTGGGTTCTCCCCGGCCCCAGGGCAACAGCAATACGTTGGCCCGGGCCTTCCTTGAGGCTGCCAAAGGGCGGGGGGCCGAGACCCAGGAGTTTCTCTTGAACCAGATGGACTTTAAGGGTTGCCAGGCCTGCATGGCCTGTAAGACCAAGAGCGAAACCTGCATCCTGGAGGACGACTTGGCGAAGGTTTTGGAGGCTCTCAGGGAGGCCGACGTCCTGGTGCTGGCCTCGCCGGTATACTTCGGAGACCTGAGCAGCCAGTTGAAAGCCTTTTTCGACCGCACTTATTCCTGCATCAACCCGGATTTTTCCTGTCGGCTCGCCGCGGGGAAAAAGGCCGTGATGATCCTGACCCAGGCCAATCCCGACCCGGCGCAATTTGAAGACATCTTTCCCCGCTACGAACGTTGGCTGAAGCTGTACGGCTGCGACCCCATCCGCCTGCTCCGGGCTGTCGGCGTCTGGGAAGCCGGCGAAGTCGCGCAGCAAACGGATCTGATGGCCCAGGCCGCGGCTCTCGCTCAGGAGTTGGTTGGCTAA
- a CDS encoding DUF192 domain-containing protein, whose translation MKLTASRIMKIQAILGVVLAVLLGLAGPVPGQDVSAPSNPWLWVTIGKVKVKAEAVHTPERLHLGLSYRRELPEGQGMLFFMPAIEVQTFCMRGMQFPLDLIWIVAGKVAGITPNVPPTFPGNLPSPTPVNYVLEVTGGFADKYDIKVGDRVRWK comes from the coding sequence GTGAAGCTGACAGCCAGCCGCATCATGAAGATCCAGGCTATATTGGGGGTGGTCCTGGCCGTCCTCCTGGGGCTCGCCGGGCCGGTCCCAGGACAGGACGTCTCCGCACCCAGCAACCCCTGGCTCTGGGTGACCATCGGCAAGGTCAAGGTGAAGGCTGAAGCGGTGCACACCCCGGAACGGCTCCATTTGGGTCTCAGCTATCGCCGGGAACTGCCCGAGGGCCAGGGGATGCTCTTCTTCATGCCGGCAATTGAGGTCCAGACCTTCTGCATGCGGGGGATGCAATTTCCCCTGGACCTCATCTGGATCGTCGCCGGCAAGGTGGCGGGCATCACGCCCAACGTACCCCCCACCTTTCCCGGAAACTTACCCTCGCCGACGCCGGTGAACTATGTCCTGGAAGTCACTGGCGGCTTTGCCGACAAATACGACATTAAGGTGGGAGACCGGGTGAGATGGAAGTAG